One part of the Muntiacus reevesi chromosome 18, mMunRee1.1, whole genome shotgun sequence genome encodes these proteins:
- the SLC26A11 gene encoding sodium-independent sulfate anion transporter: protein MSPPMSPMKAPKGFAPMSCCWSTETMQKWLPFLGWLPDYTWYALKMDFIAGISVGLTVIPQALAYAEVAGLPPQYGLYSAFMGCFVYFFLGTSRDVTLGPTAIMSLLVSFYTFHEPAYAVLLAFLSGCIQLGMGLLRLGLLLDFISCPVIKGFTSAAAIIIGFGQIKNLLGLQHIPRQFFLQVYYTFHNIGETRVGDAVLGLVCMVLLLVLKLMRDHVPPVHPEMPTGVRLSHGLVWTATTARNALVVSFAALVAYSFQVTGYQPFVLTGKTPEGLPDAHIPPFSVTTANGTVSFTEMVQGMGAGLVVVPLMGLLESIAVAKSFASQNNYRINSNQELLAIGLTNILGSLFSSYPVTGSFGRTAVNAQSGVCTPAGGLMTGALVLLSLDYLTSLFYYIPKSALAAVIIMAVVPLFDTKIVRTLWRVKRLDLLPLCVTFLLCFWEVQYGILAGTLVSVLILLHSVARPKIQVSEGPMLVLQPASGLHFPAIETLREALLSRALETSPPRSVALDCTHICSIDYTVVLGLGELLEDFHKRGATLALIGLQVPVLRVLLSADLKGVLYFCTLEEAEKYLKQEPGTQPYNGSEDSVPEHKIALLKA, encoded by the exons ATGTCGCCTCCTATGTCTCCTATGAAGGCACCCAAGGGCTTTGCCCCTATGTCCTGCTGCTGGTCCACTGAGACCATGCAGAAGTGGCTGCCTTTCCTGGGCTGGCTGCCTGACTACACCTGGTATGCCCTGAAGATGGACTTCATCGCTGGGATCTCAGTCGGGCTCACAGTCATTCCCCAGGCGCTGGCCTATGCTGAGGTGGCTGGACTCCCTCCCCAG TATGGCCTCTACTCTGCCTTCATGGGGTGCTTCGTATATTTCTTTCTGGGTACCTCCCGAGATGTGACACTGGGCCCCACGGCCATCATGTCCCTCCTGGTCTCCTTCTACACCTTCCACGAGCCTGCGTATGCTGTGCTGCTGGCCTTTCTGTCGGGCTGCATCCAGTTAGGCATGGGGTTACTGCGCTTAG GGCTCCTGCTGGACTTCATCTCGTGTCCCGTCATTAAAGGTTTCACCTCGGCTGCTGCCATCATCATCGGCTTCGGGCAGATCAAG AACCTGCTGGGACTGCAGCACATCCCCAGGCAGTTTTTCCTGCAAGTGTATTACACTTTCCACAACATCGGAGAGACCAG GGTGGGCGATGCAGTGCTGGGGCTGGTCTGCATGGTGCTGCTGCTGGTACTGAAGCTGATGCGGGACCACGTGCCTCCTGTCCATCCCGAGATGCCCACTGGAGTGCGGCTCAGCCACGGGCTGGTTTGGACTGCCACCACAG CTCGCAACGCCCTGgtggtctcctttgctgccttggTCGCATACTCCTTCCAGGTGACCGGATACCAACCTTTTGTTCTAACTGGGAAGACACCCGAGGGACTCCCCGATGCCCACATCCCTCCCTTCTCAGTGACCACTGCCAACGGGACAGTCTCCTTCACCGAGATGGTACAG ggAATGGGGGCCGGGCTGGTCGTGGTACCCCTGATGGGTCTCCTGGAGAGCATTGCAGTGGCCAAATCCTTTG CTTCTCAAAATAATTACCGAATTAACTCCAACCAGGAGCTGCTGGCCATTG GCTTAACCAACATCCTgggctccctcttctcctcctacccggTCACAGGCAGCTTTGGACG GACGGCCGTGAATGCCCAGTCGGGAGTGTGCACCCCAGCAGGGGGCCTGATGACGG GAGCCCTGGTGTTGCTGTCGCTGGACTACCTGACCTCGCTTTTCTACTATATCCCCAAGTCTGCCCTGGCTGCCGTCATTATCATGGCTGTGGTCCCCCTGTTCGACACCAAGATCGTCAGGACGCTCTGGCGAGTGAAGA GGCTGGACCTGTTGCCCCTCTGCGTGACGTTCCTGCTCTGCTTCTGGGAAGTCCAGTACGGCATCCTGGCAGGCACCCTGGTGTCCGTGCTGATTCTCCTGCACTCCGTCGCCAGACCCAAAATACAG GTGTCAGAGGGTCCGATGCTAGTCTTGCAGCCAGCGAGCGGCCTGCACTTCCCTGCGATCGAGACCCTCCGAGAGGCGTTACTGAGCCGGGCTTTGGAAA CATCCCCGCCGCGCTCCGTGGCCCTGGACTGCACCCACATCTGCAGCATTGACTACACGGTGGTACTGGGGCTCGGGGAGCTTCTGGAGGACTTCCACAAGCGGGGCGCCACCCTTGCCCTCATCGGCCTGCAG GTCCCTGTTCTCCGTGTCCTGCTGTCCGCTGACCTGAAGGGAGTCCTGTACTTCTGCACCCTGGAAGAAGCAG AGAAATACCTGAAGCAAGAACCAGGGACCCAGCCCTACAACGGCAGCGAAGACTCTGTTCCGGAACACAAGATTGCCCTGCTGAAGGCCTGA
- the SGSH gene encoding N-sulphoglucosamine sulphohydrolase isoform X2, protein MACTRMSTTSTPLTGCRACRCCWAELAFTQASLGRSTWGRRWCIHLILRTRRRMALSSRLGGTSLELNCWSGNSCRRGVTAHSSTCRPFFLYVAFHDPHRCGHSQPQYGAFCEKFGNGESGMGWIPDWTPQTYNPKDVQVPYFIPDTPAARADLAAQYTTIGRMDQGIGLVLQELRGAGVLNDTLVIFTSDNGIPFPSGRTNLYWPGTAEPMMVSSPEHPKRWGQVSEAYVSLLDLTPTILDWFSIPYPSYAIFGTKTVQLTGRSLLPVLEAEPLWTTVFGSQSYHEVTMSYPMRSVHHQNFHLVHNLHFKMPFPIDQDFYVSPTFQDLLNRTTAGQPTGWYKDLHHYYYRERWELYDRSQDPHETHNLAADPRYAQVLELLQTQLVKWQWETHDPWVCAPDGVLEEKLTPQCRPLHNEL, encoded by the exons ATGGCCTGCACCAGGATGTCCACCACTTCAACTCCTTTGACCGGGTGCAGAGCCTGCCGCTGCTGCTGGGCCGAGCTGGCATTCACACAG GCATCATTGGGAAGAAGCACGTGGGGCCGGAGATGGTGTATCCATTTGATTTTGCGTACACGGAGGAGAATGGCTCTGTCCTCCAGGTTGGGCGGAACATCACTAGAATTAAACTGCTGGTCCGGAAATTCCTGCAGACGCGGGGTGACAG CCCATTCCTCCACCTGCAGGCCTTTCTTCCTCTATGTCGCCTTCCATGATCCCCACCGCTGCGGGCACTCCCAGCCACAGTATGGGGCGTTCTGTGAGAAGTTTGGCAATGGGGAGAGTGGCATGGGGTGGATTCCAGACTGGACCCCCCAGACCTACAACCCGAAGGATGTGCAG GTGCCTTACTTCATCCCTGACACCCCAGCCGCCCGAGCTGACCTGGCCGCTCAGTACACCACCATTGGCCGGATGGACCAAG GGATTGGACTTGTACTCCAGGAGCTGCGTGGAGCAGGCGTCCTGAATGACACCCTGGTCATCTTCACATCCGACAATGGGATCCCCTTCCCCAGCGGCAGGACCAACCTGTACTGGCCAGGCACTGCAGAGCCCATGATGGTATCGTCCCCAGAGCACCCAAAACGCTGGGGCCAGGTCAGTGAGGCCTACGTGAGCCTCTTAG ATCTCACGCCCACCATCTTGGATTGGTTCTCCATCCCCTACCCTAGCTATGCCATCTTTGGCACAAAGACTGTCCAGCTTACTGGGCGGTCCCTCCTCCCAGTACTGGAGGCGGAACCCCTCTGGACCACAGTCTTCGGCAGCCAGAGCTACCACGAGGTCACCATGTCCTACCCCATGCGCTCTGTGCACCACCAGAACTTCCACCTTGTGCACAACCTCCACTTCAAGATGCCCTTCCCCATCGACCAGGACTTCTACGTCTCCCCGACCTTCCAGGACCTCCTGAATCGCACCACAGCTGGCCAGCCCACAGGCTGGTATAAGGACCTGCATCACTACTACTACCGGGAGCGCTGGGAGCTCTATGACCGGAGCCAGGACCCCCACGAGACCCACAACCTGGCTGCTGACCCCCGCTATGCCCAGGTTCTGGAACTGCTTCAGACCCAGCTGGTCAAGTGGCAGTGGGAGACCCATGACCCCTGGGTGTGTGCTCCGGATGGGGTGCTGGAGGAGAAGCTGACTCCCCAGTGCCGGCCACTCCACAACGAGCTGTGA
- the SGSH gene encoding N-sulphoglucosamine sulphohydrolase isoform X1, protein MRSSGQVCGVLLISVGLCCVHRARPRNVLLILADDGGFESGAYNNSAISTPHLDALARRSLIFRNAFTSVSSCSPSRASLLTGLPQHQNGMYGLHQDVHHFNSFDRVQSLPLLLGRAGIHTGIIGKKHVGPEMVYPFDFAYTEENGSVLQVGRNITRIKLLVRKFLQTRGDRPFFLYVAFHDPHRCGHSQPQYGAFCEKFGNGESGMGWIPDWTPQTYNPKDVQVPYFIPDTPAARADLAAQYTTIGRMDQGIGLVLQELRGAGVLNDTLVIFTSDNGIPFPSGRTNLYWPGTAEPMMVSSPEHPKRWGQVSEAYVSLLDLTPTILDWFSIPYPSYAIFGTKTVQLTGRSLLPVLEAEPLWTTVFGSQSYHEVTMSYPMRSVHHQNFHLVHNLHFKMPFPIDQDFYVSPTFQDLLNRTTAGQPTGWYKDLHHYYYRERWELYDRSQDPHETHNLAADPRYAQVLELLQTQLVKWQWETHDPWVCAPDGVLEEKLTPQCRPLHNEL, encoded by the exons ATGCGAAGCTCTGGGCAGGTCTGCGGGGTGCTGCTGATCTCCGTGGGTCTCTGTTGTGTGCACCGGGCGCGCCCCCGGAACGTGCTGCTGATCCTCG CGGATGACGGAGGCTTTGAGAGTGGTGCCTACAACAACAGCGCCATCTCTACCCCGCACCTGGATGCCTTGGCCCGCCGGAGTCTCATCTTCCGCAATGCCTTCACCTCCGTCAGCAGCTGCTCTCCCAGCCGCGCCAGCCTCCTCACTGGCCTGCCCCAG CATCAGAACGGAATGTATGGCCTGCACCAGGATGTCCACCACTTCAACTCCTTTGACCGGGTGCAGAGCCTGCCGCTGCTGCTGGGCCGAGCTGGCATTCACACAG GCATCATTGGGAAGAAGCACGTGGGGCCGGAGATGGTGTATCCATTTGATTTTGCGTACACGGAGGAGAATGGCTCTGTCCTCCAGGTTGGGCGGAACATCACTAGAATTAAACTGCTGGTCCGGAAATTCCTGCAGACGCGGGGTGACAG GCCTTTCTTCCTCTATGTCGCCTTCCATGATCCCCACCGCTGCGGGCACTCCCAGCCACAGTATGGGGCGTTCTGTGAGAAGTTTGGCAATGGGGAGAGTGGCATGGGGTGGATTCCAGACTGGACCCCCCAGACCTACAACCCGAAGGATGTGCAG GTGCCTTACTTCATCCCTGACACCCCAGCCGCCCGAGCTGACCTGGCCGCTCAGTACACCACCATTGGCCGGATGGACCAAG GGATTGGACTTGTACTCCAGGAGCTGCGTGGAGCAGGCGTCCTGAATGACACCCTGGTCATCTTCACATCCGACAATGGGATCCCCTTCCCCAGCGGCAGGACCAACCTGTACTGGCCAGGCACTGCAGAGCCCATGATGGTATCGTCCCCAGAGCACCCAAAACGCTGGGGCCAGGTCAGTGAGGCCTACGTGAGCCTCTTAG ATCTCACGCCCACCATCTTGGATTGGTTCTCCATCCCCTACCCTAGCTATGCCATCTTTGGCACAAAGACTGTCCAGCTTACTGGGCGGTCCCTCCTCCCAGTACTGGAGGCGGAACCCCTCTGGACCACAGTCTTCGGCAGCCAGAGCTACCACGAGGTCACCATGTCCTACCCCATGCGCTCTGTGCACCACCAGAACTTCCACCTTGTGCACAACCTCCACTTCAAGATGCCCTTCCCCATCGACCAGGACTTCTACGTCTCCCCGACCTTCCAGGACCTCCTGAATCGCACCACAGCTGGCCAGCCCACAGGCTGGTATAAGGACCTGCATCACTACTACTACCGGGAGCGCTGGGAGCTCTATGACCGGAGCCAGGACCCCCACGAGACCCACAACCTGGCTGCTGACCCCCGCTATGCCCAGGTTCTGGAACTGCTTCAGACCCAGCTGGTCAAGTGGCAGTGGGAGACCCATGACCCCTGGGTGTGTGCTCCGGATGGGGTGCTGGAGGAGAAGCTGACTCCCCAGTGCCGGCCACTCCACAACGAGCTGTGA